The DNA region AAGGCCGGCGACATCGGCAAGGGCGGCAAGGGCGTCTTCGGCCAGCAGGCCGACCACGTCCAGCTGACCCACCTCAACCAGCACAACTACGCGAGCACCGCCGTCGGGTTCAAACTGCCCAACCTGCGGCTGAGCTTCAGCTCCAAGGGCTGCTGAACATGTCGGAGTCCGTACCGGAGCCGGCCGTGACCGGCGAGGGCGCCGCGGCCCGGACCGAGGCGGTGGCGGCCCAGGGGACGGCCGCCACCCCCGCCGCGGCCACCGCCCCCGCCGTCGACCCCGCCGCAGCTCCCGCTGCGTCCGAAGCGTCCGCTCCGACCGCTGCGCCCGCGAGCCCCGCGGGCCGGGTCAAGCGCGACTGGCGGGGCAGGCGGCCGTTCTGGGGCGGGCTGCTGGTGACGCTCGGCGGCGCCGAGATGCTGTTCACGCTGTGGGCCCCGCTGCCCCTGCTCCTGCACATCTCGCTGGTGGGCCTCGCCGGGTACCTGGTGCCGGTGGTGATGGTGCTGTGCGGCCTGCTGATCCTGTTCAACCCGGCGCAGCGGCTGTTCTACTCCATCCTCGCCGTGCTCGCCTCGCTGGCCAGCTGGGTGACCTCCAACCTGGGCGGCTTCCTGATCGGGATGCTGCTCGGGGTGGTGGGCTCCTGCCTGACCTTCGGGTGGCTGCCCGACCAGCCGCTGCGCCGTGGGCGGCAGCGGCGGGAGGACCGGCGCGCGCAGCGCCGGGCGGCGCGGGCCGGGGTCTGAGGGCAGGGGAGGCT from Kitasatospora cathayae includes:
- a CDS encoding DUF6114 domain-containing protein, yielding MSESVPEPAVTGEGAAARTEAVAAQGTAATPAAATAPAVDPAAAPAASEASAPTAAPASPAGRVKRDWRGRRPFWGGLLVTLGGAEMLFTLWAPLPLLLHISLVGLAGYLVPVVMVLCGLLILFNPAQRLFYSILAVLASLASWVTSNLGGFLIGMLLGVVGSCLTFGWLPDQPLRRGRQRREDRRAQRRAARAGV